A genomic window from Thiomonas arsenitoxydans includes:
- a CDS encoding acyl-CoA dehydrogenase family protein, whose translation MLLSDDHRMIRDAVRDFAQAEIAPHAADWARESRFPREALQGLAALGCLGIAVPAEWDGAGLDYLSLALAIEEIAAADGATSTIVSVNNCPVCSILMAWGSDAQKDQWLRPVARGEWIGAFALTEPQAGSDASNLRTTARLEGDHYVLDGVKQFITSGKNGQVAIVMAATNRAAGKKGISAFLVPTGTPGYIVERLEDKAGQSASDTAQIRFEGCRVPAANRLGAEGEGYKIALSGLEGGRIGIAAQSVGMARAAFEAALRYARERTAFGKPIAEHQAVQFRLAEMAMQIEAARQLLWHAASLKDAGLPCLKEAAMAKLMASEMAERVCSAALQIHGGYGYVADFPVERIWRDVRVCQIYEGTSDVQKMLIARAL comes from the coding sequence ATGCTGCTTTCTGACGATCACCGCATGATCCGCGACGCGGTGCGCGATTTTGCTCAGGCCGAAATCGCCCCGCATGCGGCCGACTGGGCGCGCGAAAGCCGCTTTCCGCGCGAGGCGTTGCAGGGCTTGGCGGCGCTGGGTTGCCTGGGCATCGCCGTGCCCGCCGAATGGGACGGCGCCGGGCTCGACTACCTGTCTCTCGCGCTGGCCATTGAGGAGATCGCCGCGGCCGACGGCGCCACCAGCACCATCGTGAGCGTGAACAACTGCCCGGTGTGCTCCATTCTGATGGCCTGGGGTAGCGATGCGCAAAAAGACCAGTGGCTGCGCCCGGTGGCGCGCGGCGAGTGGATCGGCGCGTTCGCGCTGACCGAACCGCAGGCCGGATCGGACGCCTCCAACCTGCGCACCACGGCAAGGTTGGAGGGTGACCACTACGTCCTCGACGGCGTCAAGCAGTTCATCACCAGCGGCAAGAACGGACAGGTCGCCATCGTGATGGCCGCAACCAACCGGGCCGCGGGCAAGAAAGGCATCAGCGCCTTCCTCGTGCCCACCGGCACGCCGGGCTACATCGTCGAACGGCTCGAAGACAAGGCCGGGCAGTCGGCCAGCGACACCGCGCAGATCCGCTTCGAGGGCTGCCGCGTACCCGCCGCCAACCGCCTCGGTGCCGAAGGCGAGGGCTACAAGATTGCGCTGTCCGGCCTGGAAGGTGGGCGCATCGGCATTGCGGCGCAGTCGGTCGGCATGGCGCGCGCGGCGTTCGAAGCGGCGCTGCGTTATGCGCGCGAGCGCACTGCCTTTGGCAAGCCGATTGCCGAGCATCAGGCAGTGCAATTCCGCTTGGCCGAGATGGCGATGCAGATCGAAGCGGCGCGGCAGTTGCTGTGGCACGCCGCCAGCCTGAAGGATGCGGGCCTGCCTTGTCTGAAGGAGGCGGCGATGGCCAAACTGATGGCCAGCGAAATGGCCGAGCGGGTGTGCAGCGCGGCGCTGCAGATCCACGGCGGTTACGGTTATGTGGCCGACTTTCCCGTCGAGCGCATCTGGCGCGATGTGCGGGTTTGCCAGATTTACGAAGGCACCAGCGATGTGCAGAAAATGCTCATTGCCCGTGCGCTGTAA
- a CDS encoding acetyl-CoA C-acyltransferase has translation MTDPIVMVSAARTPIGGLLGDFAAVPAWELGATAIAAAVQRAGIAGDAVNEVLMGNCLMAGQGQAPARQAALKAGLPQSAGAVTLSKMCGSGMRAMMFAHDMLAVGSADVMVAGGMESMTNAPHLAFVRKGVKYGLTQFYDHMALDGLEDAYDRGKAMGVFAESCVSKYAFSREEMDAFAIASTERSKKANEDGSFEWEMAPVTVAGRGGEVKIARDEQPFKAKLDKIPTLKPAFKKDGAITAATSSSISDGAAALVLMRQSTADKLGCAPIARIRAHAVHAQAPEWFTTAPVGAIQKVLDKTGWKATDVDLWEVNEAFAAVTMAAMREYKLPHEIVNVHGGAVALGHPIGASGARIVVTLLGALRQRGLKKGVAALCIGGGEATAMAVELL, from the coding sequence ATGACTGATCCCATCGTGATGGTTTCTGCCGCGCGCACGCCCATCGGCGGCCTGCTCGGCGACTTTGCTGCCGTACCCGCCTGGGAGCTCGGCGCTACCGCCATCGCCGCTGCCGTGCAACGCGCGGGCATCGCGGGCGACGCCGTGAATGAAGTGCTCATGGGCAACTGCCTGATGGCCGGGCAGGGCCAGGCTCCCGCGCGCCAGGCCGCACTCAAGGCCGGGCTGCCGCAATCGGCGGGCGCGGTCACGCTGTCCAAAATGTGCGGCTCGGGCATGCGGGCGATGATGTTCGCCCACGACATGCTCGCTGTGGGCTCCGCCGATGTGATGGTGGCCGGCGGCATGGAGAGCATGACCAACGCGCCGCATCTGGCCTTCGTGCGCAAGGGCGTGAAATACGGCCTCACCCAGTTTTACGATCACATGGCGCTTGACGGTCTGGAAGACGCCTACGACCGCGGCAAGGCCATGGGCGTGTTCGCTGAAAGCTGCGTGAGCAAATACGCCTTCAGCCGCGAGGAGATGGACGCCTTTGCCATTGCCTCGACTGAGCGCAGCAAAAAAGCCAACGAAGACGGCAGCTTCGAGTGGGAGATGGCGCCCGTCACGGTGGCGGGTCGGGGCGGCGAGGTGAAAATCGCCCGCGACGAGCAGCCGTTCAAGGCCAAGCTCGACAAGATTCCTACGCTCAAGCCCGCGTTCAAGAAAGACGGGGCCATCACCGCCGCCACCTCGTCGAGCATTTCCGACGGCGCTGCCGCGCTGGTGCTGATGCGCCAGTCCACCGCTGACAAGCTGGGCTGTGCGCCGATCGCTCGTATTCGCGCCCATGCGGTGCATGCGCAGGCGCCCGAGTGGTTCACCACGGCGCCCGTGGGGGCCATTCAGAAGGTGCTCGACAAGACCGGCTGGAAGGCGACCGATGTGGACCTATGGGAAGTCAACGAAGCCTTCGCCGCCGTCACCATGGCGGCGATGCGGGAATACAAGCTGCCGCATGAGATCGTGAACGTGCACGGCGGCGCGGTGGCGCTGGGCCACCCCATCGGCGCGTCGGGCGCGCGCATCGTCGTGACCCTGCTGGGCGCGCTGCGGCAGCGCGGGCTCAAGAAGGGCGTCGCCGCGCTGTGCATCGGCGGCGGCGAGGCCACGGCAATGGCGGTTGAACTGCTCTGA
- the aceK gene encoding bifunctional isocitrate dehydrogenase kinase/phosphatase has protein sequence MNQFPPRLDSPVAFAMARTMLDGFNRHYRLFRQVSAAAKQRFERADWAGQQAAQRERIAFYDQRVDEATERLQNELDAGNQPMEIWQQAKLHYIGLLTNHHQPELAETFFNSVTTKILRREHFNNEFLFVRPALSTEYIENEEPAAKPTFRVYYPHTHEALHACLRRAIENFQLALPFEDLDRDVGQVLAAVRQRFGNDVRLRANFQIQMLDSLFYRNKGAYAVGKVINGFTEFPLALPILHNERGQLFIDTVLLTEDDLLLLFSFARAYFMVDMEIPSAYVQFLRSLMARKPRAELYNALGLAKQGKTLFYRDFLYHLRHSSDQFIVAPGIKGMVMVVFTLPSFPFVFKVIKDFYPPQKDTTRDKIKGKYLLVKQHDRVGRMAETLEYSNVAFERARFSPELIQEIETFCPSQLEYDGDTIIIRHCYIERRMIPLNIYLQEADDAQLEAAVIEYGNAIKDMVAANIFPGDMLWKNFGITRHGKVVFYDYDEIEYITDCNFRRVPAPRNEEDEMAAEPWYAVGPHDVFPETFGQFLLGNPKVRAVFMKHHADLLDAAFWQEHQSRIREGHLYDVFTYDATRRFPREGALAASNPPVQPVQETST, from the coding sequence ATGAACCAATTCCCGCCTCGCCTTGATTCCCCCGTGGCTTTTGCCATGGCCCGTACCATGCTCGACGGCTTCAATCGCCATTACCGCCTGTTCCGCCAAGTGAGCGCTGCGGCCAAGCAGCGGTTCGAGCGGGCCGACTGGGCCGGGCAGCAGGCAGCGCAGCGCGAGCGCATCGCCTTCTACGACCAGCGGGTGGACGAAGCCACCGAACGGCTGCAGAACGAACTCGATGCCGGCAACCAGCCCATGGAAATCTGGCAGCAGGCCAAGCTGCACTACATCGGCCTGCTGACCAATCACCACCAGCCCGAACTGGCCGAGACGTTTTTCAACTCGGTGACGACCAAGATTCTGCGGCGCGAGCATTTCAACAACGAGTTTCTGTTCGTGCGCCCGGCGCTGTCCACCGAGTACATCGAAAACGAAGAGCCTGCGGCCAAGCCGACCTTCCGTGTGTATTACCCGCACACCCACGAGGCGCTGCACGCCTGTCTGCGCCGCGCCATTGAGAACTTTCAGCTTGCGCTGCCGTTCGAAGATCTGGACCGCGACGTGGGCCAGGTGCTGGCCGCTGTGCGCCAGCGCTTCGGCAACGATGTGCGCCTGCGCGCCAACTTCCAGATTCAGATGCTCGACTCGCTGTTCTACCGCAACAAGGGCGCGTATGCGGTCGGCAAGGTGATCAACGGCTTCACCGAATTTCCGCTGGCGCTGCCCATCCTGCACAACGAGCGCGGCCAGCTCTTTATCGACACGGTGCTGCTCACCGAAGACGATCTGCTGCTGCTGTTCTCCTTCGCCCGCGCCTATTTCATGGTCGATATGGAAATCCCGTCGGCCTATGTGCAGTTTTTGCGCAGCCTCATGGCGCGCAAGCCGCGTGCCGAGCTGTATAACGCGCTGGGTCTGGCCAAGCAGGGCAAGACCCTGTTCTACCGCGACTTTCTCTATCACCTGCGGCATTCAAGCGATCAGTTCATCGTGGCGCCGGGCATCAAGGGCATGGTGATGGTGGTGTTCACCCTACCGTCCTTTCCCTTTGTGTTCAAAGTCATCAAAGACTTCTATCCGCCGCAGAAAGACACTACTCGCGACAAGATCAAGGGCAAGTACCTGCTGGTGAAACAGCACGACCGCGTGGGCCGCATGGCCGAGACGCTGGAATATTCGAACGTGGCCTTCGAGCGCGCGCGCTTCTCGCCCGAGCTGATTCAGGAGATCGAAACCTTCTGCCCCTCGCAACTCGAATACGACGGCGACACCATCATCATCCGGCACTGCTACATCGAGCGGCGCATGATTCCGCTGAACATCTATCTGCAAGAGGCTGACGACGCCCAGCTCGAAGCCGCCGTCATCGAATACGGCAACGCCATCAAGGACATGGTGGCGGCCAATATCTTTCCCGGCGACATGCTGTGGAAGAACTTCGGCATCACCCGCCACGGCAAGGTGGTGTTCTACGACTACGACGAGATCGAGTACATCACCGACTGCAACTTCCGCCGCGTGCCCGCGCCGCGCAACGAAGAAGACGAAATGGCCGCCGAGCCCTGGTACGCCGTGGGTCCGCACGACGTGTTTCCCGAGACCTTCGGCCAGTTTCTGCTCGGCAACCCCAAGGTGCGCGCCGTGTTCATGAAACACCACGCCGACCTGCTCGACGCCGCCTTCTGGCAGGAGCATCAGAGCCGCATCCGCGAGGGCCATCTGTACGACGTGTTCACTTATGACGCCACCCGCCGCTTCCCCCGCGAGGGCGCTCTTGCGGCATCCAACCCACCCGTTCAACCTGTTCAGGAGACTTCGACATGA
- a CDS encoding aminotransferase class V-fold PLP-dependent enzyme, whose amino-acid sequence MPALLPNVDPDGLLEYSVVYTDRSLNHMSAKFQQVMRNLSSMLKQAYNAQAAVIVPGSGTFAMEAVARQFVQGAQVLIVRNGWFSYRWSQIIETGHLSDKVTVLKARRVADASESPFMPAPIAEVVATIAREKPAVVFAPHVETSAGMMLPDDYLRAVADAVHAVGGLFVLDCIASGAMWVDMQATGVDVLVSAPQKGWSGQPCCGFAMLSERALQRLETTTSDSFSCDLKKWHQIMQAYEKGTHAYHATMPTDTLAEVRDQMREAFSYGLPALKAAQMELGRAARASLEQRGVKSVAAPGFQAPGVVVSYTRDPDIQNGKKFVAQGMQIAAGVPLACDEPADYMSFRLGLFGLDKWKDVPAAVQRLDAALDAVGLHLPEKAHR is encoded by the coding sequence ATGCCCGCCTTGCTGCCCAATGTCGATCCCGATGGACTGCTGGAGTATTCGGTGGTTTACACCGACCGCTCGCTCAACCACATGTCGGCCAAGTTTCAGCAGGTTATGCGCAATCTGTCGTCCATGCTCAAACAGGCCTACAACGCGCAGGCGGCGGTCATCGTGCCGGGTAGCGGCACGTTTGCCATGGAGGCCGTGGCGCGGCAATTCGTGCAGGGCGCGCAGGTGCTCATCGTGCGCAACGGCTGGTTCAGCTATCGCTGGAGCCAGATCATCGAGACCGGGCATTTGTCGGACAAGGTCACGGTACTCAAGGCGCGCCGCGTGGCCGATGCGTCCGAGTCGCCCTTCATGCCCGCGCCCATAGCCGAGGTGGTCGCCACCATCGCCCGCGAAAAGCCCGCCGTGGTGTTCGCCCCGCATGTGGAAACCTCCGCCGGCATGATGCTGCCCGACGACTATCTGCGCGCCGTGGCCGACGCGGTGCATGCGGTGGGCGGCCTGTTCGTGCTCGACTGCATCGCCTCCGGTGCGATGTGGGTGGACATGCAGGCCACCGGCGTGGACGTGCTGGTCAGCGCACCGCAAAAAGGCTGGAGCGGCCAGCCCTGCTGCGGCTTTGCCATGCTGTCTGAGCGGGCTTTGCAACGGCTGGAGACGACCACGAGCGACAGCTTTTCCTGCGACCTGAAAAAGTGGCATCAGATCATGCAGGCCTACGAAAAAGGCACGCATGCCTATCACGCCACCATGCCCACCGACACCCTGGCCGAAGTACGCGACCAGATGCGCGAGGCGTTCAGCTACGGCCTGCCCGCGCTCAAGGCCGCGCAGATGGAACTGGGTCGCGCAGCGCGCGCTTCGTTGGAGCAACGCGGCGTCAAGAGCGTGGCGGCGCCCGGCTTTCAGGCGCCGGGCGTGGTGGTGAGCTACACCCGCGATCCCGACATTCAGAACGGCAAGAAGTTTGTGGCACAAGGCATGCAGATTGCCGCCGGTGTGCCGCTGGCCTGCGACGAACCGGCCGACTACATGAGCTTTCGCCTCGGCCTGTTCGGGCTGGACAAATGGAAGGACGTGCCCGCAGCCGTGCAGCGGCTGGACGCGGCGCTCGACGCCGTGGGTTTGCACCTGCCGGAAAAAGCGCATCGCTAG
- a CDS encoding isovaleryl-CoA dehydrogenase, whose product MQLPGLDFQLGEDIAALREAVRDFAEQEIAPRAAEIDRTDQFPMDLWRKFGDLGLLGVTVPEADGGTGMGYLAHMVALEEISRASASVGLSYGAHSNLCVNQIRRNGSAAQKAKYLPKLISGEHVGALAMSEPGAGSDVVSMKLRADRRGDGFVLNGSKMWITNGPDADVLVVYAKTDPAASSKGITAFLVEKDFKGFSVAQKLDKLGMRGSHTGELVFQDCEVPADNVLGELNGGVKVLMSGLDYERAVLAAGPVGIMQAVMDSVVPYVHERKQFGQSIGEFQLIQGKLADMYTVLQAARSLLYTVGKNLDALGDGHARSVRKDCAAVILWCAEKATWMAGEGIQIFGGNGYINDYPLGRLWRDAKLYEIGAGTSEIRRMLIGRELFAQTA is encoded by the coding sequence ATGCAACTACCCGGACTGGACTTCCAACTCGGCGAAGACATCGCCGCTCTGCGCGAGGCCGTGCGCGACTTTGCCGAGCAAGAAATTGCCCCGCGCGCCGCCGAAATCGACCGCACCGATCAGTTTCCGATGGATCTGTGGCGCAAGTTCGGCGACCTGGGCCTGCTGGGCGTCACCGTGCCCGAGGCCGATGGCGGCACGGGCATGGGCTACCTGGCGCATATGGTGGCGTTGGAAGAAATCTCCCGCGCCAGCGCCTCGGTGGGCTTGAGCTACGGCGCGCATTCCAACCTCTGCGTCAACCAGATCCGCCGCAACGGCAGCGCCGCGCAGAAGGCGAAGTACCTGCCCAAACTGATCAGCGGCGAGCATGTGGGCGCGCTGGCGATGAGCGAGCCGGGCGCGGGCAGCGATGTGGTGAGCATGAAGCTGCGTGCTGACCGGCGAGGTGATGGGTTCGTGCTCAACGGCAGCAAGATGTGGATTACCAACGGGCCGGACGCCGACGTGCTGGTGGTCTACGCCAAGACCGATCCGGCCGCAAGTTCCAAGGGCATCACCGCCTTCCTGGTGGAGAAGGATTTCAAGGGTTTTTCGGTGGCGCAGAAGCTCGACAAGCTGGGCATGCGCGGCAGCCATACCGGCGAGCTGGTGTTCCAGGATTGCGAGGTGCCCGCAGATAACGTGCTGGGCGAATTGAACGGCGGCGTCAAGGTGCTGATGAGCGGCCTGGATTACGAGCGCGCGGTGCTGGCCGCCGGGCCGGTGGGCATCATGCAGGCGGTGATGGACAGCGTGGTGCCTTATGTGCACGAACGCAAGCAGTTCGGCCAGAGCATCGGCGAGTTCCAGCTCATCCAGGGCAAGCTGGCCGATATGTACACCGTGCTGCAGGCCGCGCGCAGCCTGCTCTACACCGTGGGCAAAAACCTCGACGCACTGGGCGACGGCCATGCCCGCTCGGTGCGAAAAGACTGCGCGGCCGTGATTCTGTGGTGCGCCGAAAAGGCCACCTGGATGGCGGGCGAGGGCATCCAGATTTTTGGCGGCAACGGCTATATCAACGACTATCCGCTGGGCCGACTGTGGCGCGACGCCAAGCTGTACGAGATTGGCGCGGGCACATCCGAAATCCGCCGCATGCTGATCGGGCGGGAACTGTTCGCGCAAACGGCGTGA
- a CDS encoding PaaI family thioesterase — protein MTTAPAVLSPAQEAAIRQSFARQGLMAALGVEMVRLEPGRAELRLPHSERISQQQGGFHGGAIGALADVAGGYAAMTLAPEGDEVTTVEYKINFLAAFAGGELRAYGRVIRAGKRLIITTAEVMHRDEDGAETVCAVMQQTIAPVPKRY, from the coding sequence ATGACCACCGCCCCCGCCGTTCTATCGCCTGCGCAGGAGGCGGCTATTCGCCAGAGTTTTGCCCGCCAAGGCTTGATGGCCGCGTTGGGCGTGGAGATGGTGCGGTTGGAGCCGGGGCGGGCGGAACTACGGCTGCCGCATTCAGAACGGATCAGCCAGCAGCAGGGCGGCTTCCACGGTGGGGCCATTGGCGCGCTGGCCGACGTGGCCGGTGGCTATGCGGCGATGACTCTGGCGCCCGAAGGCGACGAAGTCACCACGGTGGAGTACAAAATCAACTTTCTCGCGGCCTTTGCGGGCGGTGAGCTGCGCGCCTACGGGCGGGTAATCCGGGCTGGCAAGCGGCTGATCATCACCACCGCCGAAGTGATGCACCGCGATGAGGACGGCGCTGAGACAGTTTGCGCGGTGATGCAGCAGACCATCGCGCCAGTGCCAAAGCGGTATTGA
- a CDS encoding MerR family transcriptional regulator, producing MKKAAAAPAAPTFTIGELAREFDLTTRAIRFYEEAGLLCPQRQGRLRVYTQGDRTRLKLTQRGKRLGLSLAEIKELVMMYESPRDTAPQLRRYLEVLAEHRADIEGRMADLKATLEEIRAYETEARGLLKKQGG from the coding sequence ATGAAAAAAGCCGCTGCTGCACCTGCCGCCCCCACTTTCACCATTGGCGAGCTCGCCCGCGAGTTCGACCTCACCACCCGCGCCATCCGCTTTTACGAAGAAGCCGGCTTGCTCTGCCCGCAGCGCCAGGGTCGGCTGCGCGTCTATACCCAAGGCGACCGCACGCGGCTCAAACTCACTCAGCGGGGCAAACGGCTGGGCCTCAGCCTGGCCGAGATCAAGGAACTGGTGATGATGTACGAGTCGCCGCGCGACACCGCACCGCAACTGCGCCGCTACCTGGAAGTGCTGGCCGAGCACCGCGCCGACATCGAAGGCCGCATGGCCGATCTCAAGGCGACGTTGGAGGAGATTCGCGCCTACGAGACCGAGGCGCGGGGGCTGCTGAAGAAGCAGGGCGGGTGA
- a CDS encoding MBL fold metallo-hydrolase, whose amino-acid sequence MSAQPAFDAIRYPFGETTPALGESIELAPGLRWLRMGLPFALNHINLWLLEDTLDGVRGWTIVDCGIDSPPTRAAWEQVFATQLGGLPVLRVVVTHMHPDHVGLAHWLTARWNCLLWMSATDYAVSCMAARGCMTIGGEPMAAHYAAHGLADPQTLAAIRKRTDYYTGLVPAMPTRFVRLQDGDVLRIGERDWRCVAGYGHAPEHISLYSEADALFIAGDMLLPRISTNISVNDNEPLSNPLQQFLDSLARFSTLLSDDTLIFPSHGLPFRGALARIGQLQQHHHERLAEVIQACATPQTAADLLPVLFKRPLDVHQITFAMGESIAHLHKLWFDGQLRRLEDGGVYRFVR is encoded by the coding sequence ATGTCCGCCCAGCCCGCCTTTGATGCCATCCGCTACCCCTTTGGAGAAACGACGCCCGCACTGGGAGAAAGCATCGAGCTGGCGCCGGGGCTGCGCTGGCTGCGCATGGGGCTGCCTTTCGCGCTGAACCACATCAACCTCTGGCTGCTGGAAGACACCCTCGACGGCGTGCGCGGCTGGACGATTGTGGATTGCGGCATCGACTCCCCGCCCACCCGCGCGGCATGGGAGCAGGTGTTCGCCACGCAACTGGGCGGCCTGCCGGTGCTGCGCGTGGTGGTCACGCACATGCACCCAGACCACGTCGGGCTGGCGCACTGGCTCACCGCGCGCTGGAATTGCCTGCTGTGGATGAGCGCCACCGACTATGCCGTCTCGTGCATGGCCGCGCGCGGCTGCATGACCATTGGCGGCGAGCCGATGGCGGCGCACTACGCCGCGCATGGCCTCGCCGACCCGCAGACTCTGGCCGCCATCCGCAAGCGCACCGATTACTACACCGGGCTGGTGCCCGCCATGCCCACGCGCTTCGTGCGCCTGCAGGACGGCGACGTACTGCGCATCGGAGAGCGCGACTGGCGCTGCGTTGCGGGCTACGGCCATGCGCCGGAACACATCAGCCTATACAGCGAGGCCGACGCGCTGTTCATCGCGGGTGACATGCTGCTGCCTCGCATCTCCACCAACATCAGCGTGAACGACAACGAACCGCTGTCCAACCCTCTGCAACAGTTTCTCGACAGTCTGGCGCGCTTTAGCACCTTGCTGTCGGACGACACGCTGATCTTCCCCTCGCACGGCCTACCCTTCCGCGGCGCCCTGGCCCGCATCGGGCAGTTGCAGCAGCATCACCACGAGCGTCTGGCCGAGGTGATACAGGCCTGCGCCACGCCGCAAACCGCGGCCGACCTGCTGCCCGTGCTGTTCAAACGCCCGCTGGACGTGCACCAGATCACCTTCGCCATGGGCGAGTCCATCGCCCATCTGCACAAGCTGTGGTTCGATGGGCAGTTGCGCCGCCTGGAAGACGGCGGGGTCTATCGTTTCGTGCGCTAA
- a CDS encoding patatin-like phospholipase family protein gives MPDNTTAADNPPPQNAALVLLGGGARTAYQAGVLGGVGEILQAQGWPTQRNPFPVVCGTSAGAINAAYFASRCAEWPAALHELQTLWSTLQAHEVFEVGTGQLLRGGARWLGLMAFGWLWKQNPRALLDNTPLADTLGRRVHFDAVDAAIQSGALRALSVATSSYTSGRHITFFQAHPEVQPWRRPGLWGIAQPIGVEHLLASSALPFVFPAMPLYGEVGPEYFGDGAMRQLAPLAPAIHLGAERALAIGVAEPHPEAGQMRRHLPPYPSVAEIAAHAMSSVFLDTLRADAQQAGRINRMLADLPPEVRADLPYRPLPTLTLLPSTSIDAIAARHWHSMPRGARLLLQSVGMGTGRGSALASYLLFTPDYLSALVELGRADALAQRDAITAFFNLTAPDPHCA, from the coding sequence ATGCCCGACAACACGACTGCCGCCGACAACCCACCGCCGCAAAACGCGGCGCTGGTGCTGCTGGGCGGCGGGGCGCGCACGGCCTATCAGGCCGGAGTGCTCGGCGGTGTGGGCGAGATTCTGCAGGCGCAGGGCTGGCCCACGCAGCGCAACCCGTTTCCCGTGGTTTGCGGCACCTCGGCGGGGGCGATCAATGCGGCGTATTTCGCCAGCCGCTGCGCCGAATGGCCAGCCGCCCTGCATGAACTGCAAACGCTTTGGAGCACCCTGCAGGCGCACGAGGTCTTCGAGGTCGGCACAGGGCAACTGCTGCGCGGCGGCGCGCGATGGCTCGGACTGATGGCATTCGGCTGGCTGTGGAAGCAGAACCCGCGCGCCCTGCTCGACAACACCCCGCTGGCCGACACCCTGGGTCGGCGGGTGCACTTCGATGCGGTGGACGCCGCGATTCAGAGCGGCGCCTTGCGCGCGCTATCTGTGGCCACCTCCAGCTATACCAGCGGGCGGCACATCACCTTCTTTCAGGCCCACCCCGAAGTGCAGCCCTGGCGGCGGCCTGGGCTGTGGGGCATTGCGCAGCCCATCGGCGTGGAGCACTTGCTGGCGTCGAGCGCCCTGCCCTTCGTGTTTCCGGCCATGCCGCTGTATGGCGAAGTCGGGCCGGAATACTTTGGCGACGGCGCCATGCGCCAGCTCGCCCCGCTGGCGCCCGCCATTCATCTGGGTGCAGAACGCGCACTGGCCATCGGCGTGGCCGAGCCGCATCCCGAGGCGGGGCAAATGCGCCGGCATCTGCCGCCCTACCCCAGCGTGGCGGAGATTGCGGCGCACGCCATGTCCAGCGTGTTTCTCGACACCCTGCGCGCCGATGCGCAGCAGGCCGGGCGCATCAACCGCATGTTGGCGGATCTGCCGCCCGAGGTGCGCGCCGATCTGCCCTACCGCCCCCTGCCCACGCTGACCCTGCTGCCCTCCACCTCGATCGACGCCATTGCCGCGCGGCACTGGCACAGCATGCCCCGTGGCGCGCGGCTGCTGCTGCAATCGGTGGGCATGGGTACCGGCCGAGGATCGGCGCTGGCCAGTTATCTGCTGTTCACGCCGGACTACCTCTCCGCCTTGGTCGAACTCGGTCGGGCCGATGCGCTGGCGCAGCGCGATGCGATTACGGCGTTTTTCAACCTCACCGCGCCCGACCCGCATTGCGCATAA
- the corA gene encoding magnesium/cobalt transporter CorA, giving the protein MLNVFTLKNGRLVQQEVGDPQTLAGLQPVWVDLESADPRELGWVEARFGLTIPADVLDQDLEESARFYEEEEDGQLHLRTDFLISDEERPRNERVAFIVHGNVLFSIHTHDLIVFRLLRLRARRMPGLIENATDVLLALYLTDAEYSADTLEGIYDDLEAIGAHILKPRPSDQDASEALTGIAQQEDLNGRIRRNVMDTRRALSFLLRSRHLSADQSQEARQILRDLDSLDGHTAFLFDKINFLMDVTVGFININQNKVIKIFSVAAVAMLPPTLIASIYGMNFKHMPELDWPLGYPFALGLMVLTVIAPFWFFRKKGWLD; this is encoded by the coding sequence ATGCTCAATGTGTTCACCCTCAAGAATGGTCGCCTGGTGCAGCAGGAGGTCGGCGACCCGCAAACCCTCGCGGGGCTGCAGCCCGTCTGGGTCGATCTCGAATCGGCCGATCCACGCGAGCTCGGCTGGGTCGAGGCCCGCTTCGGCCTGACCATCCCCGCCGACGTCCTCGATCAGGATCTGGAGGAATCCGCGCGGTTTTACGAGGAGGAAGAAGACGGGCAGTTGCATCTGCGCACCGACTTTCTCATCAGTGACGAAGAGCGTCCGCGCAACGAGCGCGTGGCCTTCATCGTTCACGGCAACGTGCTGTTCTCCATCCACACGCACGACCTCATCGTCTTTCGCCTGCTGCGGCTGCGAGCGCGTCGCATGCCCGGGTTGATTGAAAACGCTACCGACGTACTGCTCGCGCTCTACCTCACCGACGCCGAGTATTCGGCCGATACCCTCGAAGGCATTTACGACGATCTGGAGGCCATCGGCGCGCACATCCTCAAGCCGCGCCCCAGCGATCAGGACGCCTCGGAGGCACTCACCGGCATTGCGCAGCAGGAAGACCTGAACGGACGCATCCGCCGCAATGTGATGGACACCCGCCGCGCGCTGAGCTTTCTGTTGCGCAGCCGCCATCTCAGCGCCGATCAGTCGCAAGAGGCGCGGCAGATCCTGCGCGACCTCGACTCGCTCGACGGCCACACCGCTTTTCTGTTCGACAAGATCAACTTCCTGATGGACGTCACCGTCGGCTTCATCAACATCAACCAGAACAAGGTCATCAAGATTTTTTCCGTCGCTGCCGTCGCCATGCTGCCGCCCACGCTGATCGCCAGCATTTACGGCATGAACTTCAAACACATGCCCGAGCTCGACTGGCCCCTCGGCTACCCCTTCGCCCTGGGGCTGATGGTGCTCACCGTCATCGCGCCGTTCTGGTTTTTCCGCAAAAAGGGCTGGCTCGATTAG